The Scyliorhinus torazame isolate Kashiwa2021f chromosome 17, sScyTor2.1, whole genome shotgun sequence genome includes a window with the following:
- the tomm6 gene encoding mitochondrial import receptor subunit TOM6 homolog — MAAPKKSEAGCPRGLGDLLRAAWALATDRSDFRRNLIVNLGLFAAGVYIARNLSDIDLMAPQPVA; from the exons atggcggctcccaagaAGAGTGAGGCGGGCTGTCCGCGCGGCCTGGGCGACCTGCTGAGGGCGGCCTGGGCCCTGGCCACCGACAGGAGCGACTTCAGGAG GAACTTAATCGTAAAccttgggctgtttgctgcaggcgtTTACATTGCCCGAAACCTATCGGACATTGATTTGATGGCACCTCAGCCTGTGGCATGA